Part of the Zingiber officinale cultivar Zhangliang chromosome 8A, Zo_v1.1, whole genome shotgun sequence genome, ATGGTGATACACTACTATATCTTGTTCTCGCTGCAATGATCAATGTTCTGAGATCAGGTGAAATATCGAATGTCTAGTATTCAGAATTTGTTAACTGATTAGGAGGCAAATGAAACCGAAGAACActgttctagtttttttttttttccttttgttgtTTAAAAGTCTAGTTTAGATTTGGCATGAAATGTGGTTGCGGCACACATTTGTGATGTTTAGGGTACCAGTGGGGTTTGCTATATACTCAGTTATGACCTAAAAAGCTTATGCATTTCCTACCTTTTGTGAATTCATGGGGTTATTTACAAATGAACGCTGTTAAATATTTCTAAGTTTATTTATTCGTTTACTTGAAAGTTTTGGATCCAAAAGTTTAAAATTGTATTTGTTTTCGTCCGAGTTTGTTCATTTTGTCGGCGTGTGGATTTCAATTTAGAAGCTTGATTATCCGGTCGCACTTGTTTGCTTTGAGGTAGGTCATCAAACAAGATGGGTTAATCAATTTGGACCAACTGATTGACTTCGTCGTCGTGTGTTGATTGAATTAGGTAGTTTGGGTTGGTCTTGTACTAGTTGGTTTTGTAGGATGGTTGGTTGGGTATCGATTCATCTTGTAAGGTTGACTTGCCCAAGATCAGTTTGGCGGCTGAGTACTATAGGTTGTTAAGTCGTGGGTTGGTCGGTCGGATGGGTCGGATGGACCGATCCAAGTGGGTTGGTTGGTTTGACGAGCGGCTCGAGTTAGCGGGTCTGGTAAGACTTGTTGGTTGAGATATGTTACGAGAAATTAGAGACGAATTAGAACTTGGTTTTGCTCAAGTAATACATGTACAGCATGGAAGTGCTCTGTCCATAGTTCATTTACAGTGCTGCTTGTATTCATTTTTTGGAACGAAACGTCGAGCCCAGAGGTGTTTGCCTTCTATCACAAACTTCACCTTGACATTGCCATTGCCATTAAGAACTCGCACCAGGGTGGCCGGCGAGCAAAATGTTACGTGAGCGTAAAGCGGAGGCTTGTTATCGGCTCGCTCTGGAGCATATACCCTTTCAACATCTCCGAAGTGCCTGTGTATCGAATAATCATAAGAAGTCTATAATCAGAGTTTTCTCAACTACTGCATAACACTCAGTACCTCATGAAAAATGCTTGAAGCTGTTCTTCACTTAGTGGATGCCCGTTAGAGAATGTCACGAATAACGTTCGCTCGTCGCGTGGGATCTTACGGTTTGTCGATGATGATACATTGGAAGAGAGGCTAGAGTTTGCTACATCCTTCGTGGTAGAATGATACTGCACTAGATCTTTGCACCTCGGAAAATCGTCGTTTGTGTGAAAACTATTTCGCATATTATCAAAGAATCGATTCCGTGCTTTGATCTTGTTCAAGTCCAGAGGTGTTAACTCCTTCTGCATCATATAGGAATTACCTTCTTTGATTCTACTACCATCAGTAAAATTTTTGATCCGAATGTGAGAGCATCCGGTCTTCCTGACAGACTCAGAGCCAAAATGAACTCGACCCATTTCTTGGACTAACTTCTCGATGTACGATTGATGGACTTGCTTACGGATGTCTAGTAAAACCTTATGGCACACATTATCGAGATAGTAGTTGATACCGCAAATAGCAACATCTCGAAAAGCTTGTTTGAAGTGGCCTTCACAAGGATAGGCATGATCCATAGACGAATAACTAAGTTGAAGGGAATCCAAAAATGAGTTGGCGACATCACAAACGCTAAGAAGATACCTATCGTCTAGGGAGTTAAGCCTTTGGACGACATCTTTACATTTGTTTTCTTCTAACCACAACCAAAAAGCTATGATCTTCATCGATAAATTTGGTTCCAAGCCAAGGATGAACACCATGCGGGAGAAAATCCGACGTTCTTCGTCATGGTAAGCATGAAGGAGATCGACGGGGATGGAGTCCATGAAGAGTTGAGGATCGAGAGATGCAACAAAAGGTAAtatagataaatttttttttttggtctcaAATTCGAATAAGGAAAATTGAAGAGATACACTCTGGGGTTCAtttttttgctttattttggaAAGAAATAATGGAAAATTTTGAGAAGATATTGCCAGATACATTGGAAGGTTGTTTGTCTCTCTTTAGCTTTAAAGATAAAAGATGCATGAATCTTTTACTGTATTCCGAAAAAGATTTTATTATACGTGTTTTTTTGGGAAAAAgtatttgacttgagcgtcggaagaccTGATCCGGGGATTTTTTTCttgatttctggtctctaacgattggtggactcgtctgagtgtgcgcagagtcgTAGTGTCATCATCCTAGTCATCTCCCTTCATCATCCGCCCATACGAATCTTTCCGAGGGGTGCCAAGTAGATCCGACGCCGCGGCaactttccgtcaacttccagtacatcAAAGTTcgtcttcatccgactcagcttccggactgGATCAAAATCTTATCCTATATTACAAAAGACCACGACAACTTCATTGTTGCGCTAAAATTCCTCTTCGTTTTTCTTTAACAATGAAACactataaagaaaaaaaagagaggagaTATTGCGATAGCAAAAACACAATGTGAAAGGTTGAGTCTTACCTCTAGGATCGACTCATCCAAACTAATTGCCGAGGAGAAGGGGAAGCTCGCTTATTGGCTAATGACTCCAATGCcataattttaaacctaaattattttcttccaTTACTACGGCACAGTGACTGCTAAGCTTATTTCGATAATGACTCAGTTTGAATCAAGATAGCATGCATCTCAACTTTAATTCAGTAGACCCTTTCTCAATCATAATGGAGCAAGGTACTTCCATACTAACACAAGCAACCATTCTCTATCGACAAGGAAAAACACGACAATGAAACTATATATTGCACACAGCGATTTTGAATGAGTGCATACTCAGTGACGATTTTGATAAACACCGACAGGCTAACGAGACGAAAGGGTTTAGCTTATCGTCACAGGATTCTTTCTTCGAACACCATTTCATCGTGTTGACCACCGATGAGCTAGTGGTTATGCAACTGAGCTGCTTTACTGGTCAGCGGAACGTAACGAACCGATGCTTCAGTCCGGATGTTGACTGAGCCATCCATGTTCTTGTCAACCACTTGCAGATCCTGGAAAACTGATCCTACAGGGATCACCAGCCGGCCGCCTGGCTTCAACTGGTCAATAAGCATCTGAGGAATTTCATGAGCAGCCGCACCGACATGAATGGCATCATACGGTGCCTGTTCCGGCCACCCAAGTCTCCCATCTGCAAATGAATTAGTAAAGTGATTATAATAGGCTAAGATGCATCTGGAAAATATTGTAAACTGTAAATCGTTGACGTGTGAGCCCCTTGTGCAGTTCTGGCCCCGAGTGAAAGTGGACGGTTTATTGTGAGTGAAACAATCCATTGATTCACGtggcaaaagacgattcgctTGCCCCTAGTGCCCCCCGCCAACTCGTTGCTcggctaacacggaggaggtaaatcacaggtgaGAACTAGCCATTAGTACAAGTGGCCAAAGTATGGGGAAGACATGCTTGGAGGCGCCGAGTTTTGACCCTAAGACTTCATGTAACAACACCCCATGTCTCAACCACCGCACCGTCCCGAGAGGACACAATCCATTGATTCACGAGCCAAGATAGGCAGGTCATTGCTATTGTACGTCTTCCATGAGGTGCTAGGGCAAATTTGACAAAATAGCAATAaactgcttcctcttcttcttctcctgcaAAACTCCACTCTCCTCATCAGTGCACATCCACACCACGTCTTGGGATGCCGGCATGACAGTTACTGTTTCAttatggccagagactgcactaaaTTTTAAACTTACGGAGCAAACCCTGGAGCAACTATATTCATCGAGCAATCAATGCTCAAAGGCTGAAATTCAATGTGAAACCATGTGTTCGCACATGATTAAAATTTCAATTTGTAGCAGTTTTCCTTAGACGAATGAGATGGAGACTCATACTGGATCAATATGATTCAAGACTTTCATCTCAAAATAGTTGCTTCAACCAAAACTCAGATTAGAAGCAAACTGCTCTGACTTCCTTTTTTGTTTGAAATGAAATAGTTAAACATTTCTGTGTTTTCAGATATGAGCCCCATTAAGAACCACTAATCACTTTATTTCGGTATTGTTCTTCGTACCAAAACTTAGCAGTGATGTCATCATAGATGCGGAATCGGAATTCCAAAAGAGAAAAGTTCAAGAATGTTTCAGTTGCATATTCTTCTATGGAAAGTTAACTacagaaatcatgtctaataaCTCTAAACCACACTGACTTTTGAATATCCGTAGAGAGATGAAATACCAGATGAATTCAGACAAAGTTATAAAGAATctaaaatataaaagaataagatGAACCTCTATACAGGGAGTTTTCATCCAACATTTATCAAGCAGTGCTCTATTTTTTCCTAAACAAAAGAAAAGAGGTCGAGTCCAGATGCACTTACCACCGACATTCAAGGACAAGGAACCTTCATTTAAAAATGATGCAGCTGCACTGTTCCTGATG contains:
- the LOC122009425 gene encoding uncharacterized protein LOC122009425 isoform X1, with product MYLAISSQNFPLFLSKIKQKNEPQSVSLQFSLFEFETKKKNLSILPFVASLDPQLFMDSIPVDLLHAYHDEERRIFSRMVFILGLEPNLSMKIIAFWLWLEENKCKDVVQRLNSLDDRYLLSVCDVANSFLDSLQLSYSSMDHAYPCEGHFKQAFRDVAICGINYYLDNVCHKVLLDIRKQVHQSYIEKLVQEMGRVHFGSESVRKTGCSHIRIKNFTDGSRIKEGNSYMMQKELTPLDLNKIKARNRFFDNMRNSFHTNDDFPRCKDLVQYHSTTKDVANSSLSSNVSSSTNRKIPRDERTLFVTFSNGHPLSEEQLQAFFMRY
- the LOC122009425 gene encoding protein-L-isoaspartate O-methyltransferase-like isoform X5, which encodes MEAIDRGHFVPPGSTPYVDSPMAIGYNATISAPHMHAACLELLADHLQPGMKALDVGSGTGYLTACFAMMVGPEGLAVGVEHIPELVEFSTNNIRNSAAASFLNEGSLSLNVGDGRLGWPEQAPYDAIHVGAAAHEIPQMLIDQLKPGGRLVIPVGSVFQDLQVVDKNMDGSVNIRTEASVRYVPLTSKAAQLHNH